CACCCACATCCACATGCCGGAAGGGGCGACCCCCAAAGACGGCCCCAGCGCCGGTGTAGGCATGTGCACGGCACTGGTGTCGGCTCTGACTGGCATTCCTGTGCGTGCCGATGTGGCGATGACCGGGGAAATTACCCTGCGTGGTCAGGTATTGGCCATCGGTGGTCTGAAAGAGAAATTGCTCGCTGCACACCGAGGTGGTATCAAGACCGTGATCATTCCGGAAGAGAATGTTCGCGACTTGAAGGAAATTCCTGACAATATCAAGCAGGATCTTCAGATTAAACCGGTTAAATGGATTGACGAGGTCCTGCAAATTGCGCTGCAATACGCGCCGGAGCCCTTGCCGGATGTGGCTCCGGAGATTGTCGCGAAGGATGAAAAACGCGAGTCCGATTCCAAGGAAAGAATTAGCACGCATTAATGCGATTAAGCCTGGGGGCTTCCTTGACAGCTTTTTAGAGCCCTTGTTATAAAGCGGCTCTTAAGTGTCTGTAGGCCATTCAGCACTGCACTGGTTTTTGCTTTCACCAAAAAACTTAGAATCATACTCAATAGATATATAAGGGGACTTAGAGTGAACAAGTCGGAACTGATTGATGCTATCGCCGCATCCGCTGATATCCCGAAAGCTGCTGCTGGCCGTGCGCTGGACGCAGTAATCGAATCCGTCACTGGCGCTCTGAAGGCCGGCGACTCCGTGGTACTGGTAGGCTTCGGTACTTTCTCTGTGACTGACCGCCCAGCTCGTACTGGCCGTAACCCACAGACTGGCAAAGCACTGCAAATCGCTGCTGCCAAGAAACCAGGTTTCAAAGCCGGTAAAGCCCTGAAAGAAGCGGTTAACTAAGCTTCGTTCAAGCCTTGCCTACCCGGGTCAGACGCAGGTCTGGCCTGGCAGCGGAGCGGCAGCTGACCCACGTATCCATCGGGTCGCCAAGGCCTGGGGTGTTGGTTCAAACCCCCGTCCGCTCCGCCAGTTACGAGAAGGCGCATCCTCGGATGCGCCTTTCTTCTAT
The window above is part of the Pseudomonas sp. KBS0710 genome. Proteins encoded here:
- a CDS encoding HU family DNA-binding protein; translated protein: MNKSELIDAIAASADIPKAAAGRALDAVIESVTGALKAGDSVVLVGFGTFSVTDRPARTGRNPQTGKALQIAAAKKPGFKAGKALKEAVN